A genomic segment from Necator americanus strain Aroian chromosome III, whole genome shotgun sequence encodes:
- a CDS encoding hypothetical protein (NECATOR_CHRIII.G11300.T1): protein MMAICTYNAHTLASEAAIEDLMMQAKKIKYDVIGLTETRRRHPLNAVYETGEELFLRTCDSRGVGGVGVLVNTSMAKNIDSFEQLTTRIGRLRMRRCRPTPALTIFVAYASTSSCEEEEVEAFYMDLEKFYREGHAFYKVIIGDFNAKVGPRRTPEELHIGTHGLQWNDQGERLSEFIMTTKTIHGNSQFQKPSSLRWTWESPGGGYRNEIDHIIVNKRFCLTDVGVVPKFYTGSDHRLLRGRFSFTRRAEKAAKFKERNPRTTINWDLFATLAGFWEDSAMDNID from the coding sequence atgatggcgatctgtacttataacgcacatacgcttgcatcggaagcggccatcgaagatctgatgatgcaagccaagaagatcaagtacgacgtcatcggactgacagagacgagacgacgtcaccctctcaacgctgtatatgaaactggagaagaactgttcttaagaacatgcgacagtagaggtgttggtggagttggcgtcctcgtcaacacgagtatggcaaagaacatcgactctttcgaacaacttacgacccgaatcggacgtctgcggatgagaagatgtcgcccaacaccagctttgactatcttcgtcgcttacgcttcAACATCAAGctgcgaagaagaagaagtcgaagctttctatatggacctggagaagttctaccgcgaaggtcatgccttctacaaggtcataattggcgatttcaacgccaaggttggcccaagaagaacgccggaggaacttcacatcgggactcacggcctacaatggaatgaccagggggagaggctctccgagttcatcatgacgactaagaccatccatgggaactcgcaattccagaagccctcctctctacgctggacgtgggagtcacccggtggagggtaccgtaatgaaatagaccacatcatcgtcaataaaaggttctgcctgacggacgtcggtgttgtaccaaagttctatacgggatcggaccatcgcctcctccgaggaagattttcctttacaaggagagcagagaaagccgccaagttcaaggagagaaatcccaggactaccatcaattgggatctcttcgctacactagccggcttttgggaagattctgcaatggacaacatcgactag
- a CDS encoding hypothetical protein (NECATOR_CHRIII.G11301.T1), with protein MRNRTRVRPDLQISQWSLGSRILGMLEIEGIGSEVVTAFFVVAASLAVLSILVSAWRLTGRRPLFYDLFLVEIHSWDARRFVQVLQLGQEFRPRGSWGDVMTRMRTRARSRSQTSSSSETLVPRHRISDTNVVIQSPATVMDDSSTSVPSPSASTLWEIEMPSSGSGGGDISQESHFAAAAAIAVLGRGGLQVGSTSSGTMDVLPSATATTSLGVSAVGVSSVGGEVNGNNFTIEGPRPQGTTNIVMPVNISVVSDELDPNEAETQPPSDPQMDPESAEVAAVAAGASGAHIKEESKVMERLPQVHDDPEAEGDSVIRLKFLDDTQRDARTTMTDTIGKFKSVHFGDAVAAGRVVRLIYQGQLLREDSRTLASYGLRDGCVVHCHISSTPYSTQGPSTSQTVSRGAHLRHRDSSRAHTATVPNTGPETNEFRYPRWAVALLLYTYRFPLIGLPLDAIVRFVFDQQAQAAAQPGFIRRTYRRLLSTIYRENRTDEASPLDRAADAAARVPSQRLCLGDYILWIFAGQFVAVWGFVYAFPQLCDHTALGLLVLLTLYFFFVVCRSRDQLGETRPTDEQIGISTSPDR; from the exons ATTTCACAGTGGAGCCTGGGCTCGCGAATTTTGGGAATGCTTGAAATTGAAGGGATCGGAAGCGAA GTGGTGACTGCGTTCTTTGTGGTTGCTGCGTCGCTGGCAGTATTGTCAATATTGGTTAGTGCATGGAGGTTAACCGGTCGAAGACCGCTTTTTTATGATCTATTCCTTGTTGAAATACATTCATGGGACGCTAGGAGATTTGTTCAG GTCTTGCAACTGGGCCAAGAATTTCGTCCACGTGGTTCTTGGGGAGATGTGATGACGCGGATGCGAACAAGAGCACGTTCACGTTCTCAGACTAGCAGTAGTTCTGAAACACTCGTTCCTAGGCATAGGATCAGCGATACCAACGTTGTTATACAATCTCCTGCTACCGTAATGGATGATTCCTCAACCAG TGTCCCGTCTCCATCTGCTTCCACACTGTGGGAGATAGAGATGCCATCAAGTGGATCTGGTGGCGGTGATATATCACAGGAGAGTCATTTTGCTGCAGCTGCTGCTATCGCTGTTCTTGGGAGAGG AGGTTTGCAAGTTGGAAGCACTTCATCCGGAACAATGGATGTACTGCCGAGTGCAACAGCCACGACTTCGTTGGGCGTTTCTGCTGTTGGTGTATCATCGGTCGGTGGGGAAGTTAATGGTAACAACTTCACAATAGAAGGACCACGTCCACAGGGAACCACAAATATAGTGATGCCTGTAAACATCAGCGTCGTAAGCGATGAACTTGACCCCAATGAG GCCGAGACGCAACCGCCTAGCGATCCTCAAATGGATCCAGAAAGTGCGGAGGTTGCCGCAGTTGCTGCAGGTGCAAGTGGGGCTCACATAAAAGAAG AATCAAAAGTCATGGAGCGGTTACCACAAGTGCATGATGATCCTGAAGCTGAAGGGGATTCTGTAATTCGTCTAAAATTTCTCGATGACACACAGAGGGATGCTCGTACTACAATGACGGATACCATAGGCAAATTCAAGAG CGTACATTTTGGTGATGCTGTGGCAGCTGGTCGTGTGGTGAGACTTATTTACCAAG GTCAACTTCTTCGCGAAGACTCTAGAACATTAGCATCGTATGGGTTGCGTGATGGTTGCGTTGTTCACTGCCACATAAGTAGCACGCCCTATTCTACACAG GGGCCATCCACTTCTCAGACAGTGTCGAGAGGTGCTCATTTGAGACATCGAGACTCTTCGCGTGCTCATACAGCAACTGTACCCAACACTGGACCGGAAACAAATG AGTTTCGATACCCTCGCTGGGCTGTAGCTCTGTTACTATATACTTACCGCTTCCCTCTAATTGGTCTGCCTTTGGATGCAATAGTACGATTTGTTTTCGACCAGCAAGCCCAGGCTGCCGCGCAACCAGGTTTCATCCGTAGGACGTATCGCAG ACTTCTCTCGACAATCTATAGAGAAAATAGAACTGATGAAGCCTCTCCACTGGATCGTGCCGCTGACGCAGCTGCTAGAGTCCCGTCTCAACGATTATGTCTTGGCGACTACATTCTTTGGATATTCGCCG GACAATTCGTCGCCGTTTGGGGTTTCGTGTACGCCTTTCCTCAACTGTGCGATCATACAGCTCTCGGTCTTCTTGTCTTGTTgactctttactttttttttgtagtttgtcGAAGTAGAGACCAACTCGGCGAGACTCGACCGACGGATGAACAAATTGGTATTTCTACTAGTCCTGATCGGTGA
- a CDS encoding hypothetical protein (NECATOR_CHRIII.G11301.T3) has protein sequence MVVMRELFISQWSLGSRILGMLEIEGIGSEVVTAFFVVAASLAVLSILVLQLGQEFRPRGSWGDVMTRMRTRARSRSQTSSSSETLVPRHRISDTNVVIQSPATVMDDSSTSVPSPSASTLWEIEMPSSGSGGGDISQESHFAAAAAIAVLGRGGLQVGSTSSGTMDVLPSATATTSLGVSAVGVSSVGGEVNGNNFTIEGPRPQGTTNIVMPVNISVVSDELDPNEAETQPPSDPQMDPESAEVAAVAAGASGAHIKEESKVMERLPQVHDDPEAEGDSVIRLKFLDDTQRDARTTMTDTIGKFKSVHFGDAVAAGRVVRLIYQGQLLREDSRTLASYGLRDGCVVHCHISSTPYSTQGPSTSQTVSRGAHLRHRDSSRAHTATVPNTGPETNEFRYPRWAVALLLYTYRFPLIGLPLDAIVRFVFDQQAQAAAQPGFIRRTYRRLLSTIYRENRTDEASPLDRAADAAARVPSQRLCLGDYILWIFAGQFVAVWGFVYAFPQLLSK, from the exons ATGGTGGTTATGAGGGAGTTGTTC ATTTCACAGTGGAGCCTGGGCTCGCGAATTTTGGGAATGCTTGAAATTGAAGGGATCGGAAGCGAA GTGGTGACTGCGTTCTTTGTGGTTGCTGCGTCGCTGGCAGTATTGTCAATATTG GTCTTGCAACTGGGCCAAGAATTTCGTCCACGTGGTTCTTGGGGAGATGTGATGACGCGGATGCGAACAAGAGCACGTTCACGTTCTCAGACTAGCAGTAGTTCTGAAACACTCGTTCCTAGGCATAGGATCAGCGATACCAACGTTGTTATACAATCTCCTGCTACCGTAATGGATGATTCCTCAACCAG TGTCCCGTCTCCATCTGCTTCCACACTGTGGGAGATAGAGATGCCATCAAGTGGATCTGGTGGCGGTGATATATCACAGGAGAGTCATTTTGCTGCAGCTGCTGCTATCGCTGTTCTTGGGAGAGG AGGTTTGCAAGTTGGAAGCACTTCATCCGGAACAATGGATGTACTGCCGAGTGCAACAGCCACGACTTCGTTGGGCGTTTCTGCTGTTGGTGTATCATCGGTCGGTGGGGAAGTTAATGGTAACAACTTCACAATAGAAGGACCACGTCCACAGGGAACCACAAATATAGTGATGCCTGTAAACATCAGCGTCGTAAGCGATGAACTTGACCCCAATGAG GCCGAGACGCAACCGCCTAGCGATCCTCAAATGGATCCAGAAAGTGCGGAGGTTGCCGCAGTTGCTGCAGGTGCAAGTGGGGCTCACATAAAAGAAG AATCAAAAGTCATGGAGCGGTTACCACAAGTGCATGATGATCCTGAAGCTGAAGGGGATTCTGTAATTCGTCTAAAATTTCTCGATGACACACAGAGGGATGCTCGTACTACAATGACGGATACCATAGGCAAATTCAAGAG CGTACATTTTGGTGATGCTGTGGCAGCTGGTCGTGTGGTGAGACTTATTTACCAAG GTCAACTTCTTCGCGAAGACTCTAGAACATTAGCATCGTATGGGTTGCGTGATGGTTGCGTTGTTCACTGCCACATAAGTAGCACGCCCTATTCTACACAG GGGCCATCCACTTCTCAGACAGTGTCGAGAGGTGCTCATTTGAGACATCGAGACTCTTCGCGTGCTCATACAGCAACTGTACCCAACACTGGACCGGAAACAAATG AGTTTCGATACCCTCGCTGGGCTGTAGCTCTGTTACTATATACTTACCGCTTCCCTCTAATTGGTCTGCCTTTGGATGCAATAGTACGATTTGTTTTCGACCAGCAAGCCCAGGCTGCCGCGCAACCAGGTTTCATCCGTAGGACGTATCGCAG ACTTCTCTCGACAATCTATAGAGAAAATAGAACTGATGAAGCCTCTCCACTGGATCGTGCCGCTGACGCAGCTGCTAGAGTCCCGTCTCAACGATTATGTCTTGGCGACTACATTCTTTGGATATTCGCCG GACAATTCGTCGCCGTTTGGGGTTTCGTGTACGCCTTTCCTCAACT tttgtcGAAGTAG
- a CDS encoding hypothetical protein (NECATOR_CHRIII.G11301.T2) translates to MVVMRELFISQWSLGSRILGMLEIEGIGSEVVTAFFVVAASLAVLSILVSAWRLTGRRPLFYDLFLVEIHSWDARRFVQVLQLGQEFRPRGSWGDVMTRMRTRARSRSQTSSSSETLVPRHRISDTNVVIQSPATVMDDSSTSVPSPSASTLWEIEMPSSGSGGGDISQESHFAAAAAIAVLGRGGLQVGSTSSGTMDVLPSATATTSLGVSAVGVSSVGGEVNGNNFTIEGPRPQGTTNIVMPVNISVVSDELDPNEAETQPPSDPQMDPESAEVAAVAAGASGAHIKEESKVMERLPQVHDDPEAEGDSVIRLKFLDDTQRDARTTMTDTIGKFKSVHFGDAVAAGRVVRLIYQGQLLREDSRTLASYGLRDGCVVHCHISSTPYSTQGPSTSQTVSRGAHLRHRDSSRAHTATVPNTGPETNEFRYPRWAVALLLYTYRFPLIGLPLDAIVRFVFDQQAQAAAQPGFIRRTYRRLLSTIYRENRTDEASPLDRAADAAARVPSQRLCLGDYILWIFAGQFVAVWGFVYAFPQLLSK, encoded by the exons ATGGTGGTTATGAGGGAGTTGTTC ATTTCACAGTGGAGCCTGGGCTCGCGAATTTTGGGAATGCTTGAAATTGAAGGGATCGGAAGCGAA GTGGTGACTGCGTTCTTTGTGGTTGCTGCGTCGCTGGCAGTATTGTCAATATTGGTTAGTGCATGGAGGTTAACCGGTCGAAGACCGCTTTTTTATGATCTATTCCTTGTTGAAATACATTCATGGGACGCTAGGAGATTTGTTCAG GTCTTGCAACTGGGCCAAGAATTTCGTCCACGTGGTTCTTGGGGAGATGTGATGACGCGGATGCGAACAAGAGCACGTTCACGTTCTCAGACTAGCAGTAGTTCTGAAACACTCGTTCCTAGGCATAGGATCAGCGATACCAACGTTGTTATACAATCTCCTGCTACCGTAATGGATGATTCCTCAACCAG TGTCCCGTCTCCATCTGCTTCCACACTGTGGGAGATAGAGATGCCATCAAGTGGATCTGGTGGCGGTGATATATCACAGGAGAGTCATTTTGCTGCAGCTGCTGCTATCGCTGTTCTTGGGAGAGG AGGTTTGCAAGTTGGAAGCACTTCATCCGGAACAATGGATGTACTGCCGAGTGCAACAGCCACGACTTCGTTGGGCGTTTCTGCTGTTGGTGTATCATCGGTCGGTGGGGAAGTTAATGGTAACAACTTCACAATAGAAGGACCACGTCCACAGGGAACCACAAATATAGTGATGCCTGTAAACATCAGCGTCGTAAGCGATGAACTTGACCCCAATGAG GCCGAGACGCAACCGCCTAGCGATCCTCAAATGGATCCAGAAAGTGCGGAGGTTGCCGCAGTTGCTGCAGGTGCAAGTGGGGCTCACATAAAAGAAG AATCAAAAGTCATGGAGCGGTTACCACAAGTGCATGATGATCCTGAAGCTGAAGGGGATTCTGTAATTCGTCTAAAATTTCTCGATGACACACAGAGGGATGCTCGTACTACAATGACGGATACCATAGGCAAATTCAAGAG CGTACATTTTGGTGATGCTGTGGCAGCTGGTCGTGTGGTGAGACTTATTTACCAAG GTCAACTTCTTCGCGAAGACTCTAGAACATTAGCATCGTATGGGTTGCGTGATGGTTGCGTTGTTCACTGCCACATAAGTAGCACGCCCTATTCTACACAG GGGCCATCCACTTCTCAGACAGTGTCGAGAGGTGCTCATTTGAGACATCGAGACTCTTCGCGTGCTCATACAGCAACTGTACCCAACACTGGACCGGAAACAAATG AGTTTCGATACCCTCGCTGGGCTGTAGCTCTGTTACTATATACTTACCGCTTCCCTCTAATTGGTCTGCCTTTGGATGCAATAGTACGATTTGTTTTCGACCAGCAAGCCCAGGCTGCCGCGCAACCAGGTTTCATCCGTAGGACGTATCGCAG ACTTCTCTCGACAATCTATAGAGAAAATAGAACTGATGAAGCCTCTCCACTGGATCGTGCCGCTGACGCAGCTGCTAGAGTCCCGTCTCAACGATTATGTCTTGGCGACTACATTCTTTGGATATTCGCCG GACAATTCGTCGCCGTTTGGGGTTTCGTGTACGCCTTTCCTCAACT tttgtcGAAGTAG